In a single window of the Salvelinus alpinus chromosome 15, SLU_Salpinus.1, whole genome shotgun sequence genome:
- the LOC139540440 gene encoding very long chain fatty acid elongase 1-like isoform X2, translated as MSGWATTYTWRCDAVDYSDSPQGLRMVRVAWLFLFSKFIELLDTVFFVLRKKHGQITFLHVFHHSFMPWTWWWGVSLAPGGIGSFHAMVNCIVHVIMYSYYGLSAAGPRFEKFLWWKKYMTAIQLVQFVMVSLHVTQYYFMDSCDYQVPLFIHLIWMYGTFFFVLFSNFWYQAYVKGKRLPKQDSKPGLNGKANGTTMVANGKHHKKGNSNGTSNGSSHNENGSAHAGKMKKS; from the exons ATGTCAGGCTGGGCCACGACATACACATGGAGATGTGACGCAGTTGATTACTCGGATAGCCCCCAAGGCCTTAGA ATGGTTCGAGTGGCCTGGTTATTCTTGTTCTCCAAATTCATTGAGCTCTTGGACACA GTGTTTTTTGTTCTGAGGAAGAAACATGGTCAGATCACCTTCCTGCACGTCTTCCACCACTCTTTCATGCCCTGGACCTGGTGGTGGGGCGTCAGCTTAGCTCCCG GGGGAATAGGCTCTTTCCATGCCATGGTGAATTGCATCGTCCACGTCATCATGTACTCTTACTACGGCCTGTCTGCGGCTGGACCACGCTTCGAAAAGTTCCTCTGGTGGAAGAAGTACATGACCGCCATCCAACTG GTTCAGTTTGTGATGGTGTCCCTCCACGTCACCCAGTATTACTTCATGGACAGCTGTGACTACCAGGTCCCCCTGTTCATCCACCTCATCTGGATGTATGGTACCTTCTTCTTCGTGCTCTTCTCCAACTTCTGGTACCAGGCATACGTGAAGGGAAAGCGGTTGCCCAAGCAGGACTCCAAGCCTGGCCTCAACGGCAAGGCCAACGGGACCACCATGGTCGCCAATGGCAAGCACCACAAGAAAGGTAACAGTAATGGCACCAGCAACGGTTCCAGTCACAACGAAAATGGCAGTGCCCATGCGGGCAAGATGAAGAAGTCCTAG
- the LOC139540440 gene encoding very long chain fatty acid elongase 1-like isoform X1: protein MLQDIGARAMGVYDYLLKGTDPRLWSYPLMGSPVNMSAILLTYIFFVLVAGPRFMANRKPFQLKEAMITYNFSMVALNAFIVYEFLMSGWATTYTWRCDAVDYSDSPQGLRMVRVAWLFLFSKFIELLDTVFFVLRKKHGQITFLHVFHHSFMPWTWWWGVSLAPGGIGSFHAMVNCIVHVIMYSYYGLSAAGPRFEKFLWWKKYMTAIQLVQFVMVSLHVTQYYFMDSCDYQVPLFIHLIWMYGTFFFVLFSNFWYQAYVKGKRLPKQDSKPGLNGKANGTTMVANGKHHKKGNSNGTSNGSSHNENGSAHAGKMKKS, encoded by the exons ATGCTTCAGGACATTGGTGCTAGAGCCATGGGGGTTTATGATTACCTCTTGAAGGGAACAG ACCCGCGACTGTGGAGTTACCCACTCATGGGGAGTCCGGTGAACATGTCGGCCATCTTGCTGACCTACATCTTCTTCGTGCTGGTTGCTGGGCCTCGCTTCATGGCCAACCGCAAGCCCTTCCAACTCAAGGAGGCCATGATCACTTACAACTTCTCCATGGTGGCATTGAACGCCTTTATTGTCTATGAG TTCTTGATGTCAGGCTGGGCCACGACATACACATGGAGATGTGACGCAGTTGATTACTCGGATAGCCCCCAAGGCCTTAGA ATGGTTCGAGTGGCCTGGTTATTCTTGTTCTCCAAATTCATTGAGCTCTTGGACACA GTGTTTTTTGTTCTGAGGAAGAAACATGGTCAGATCACCTTCCTGCACGTCTTCCACCACTCTTTCATGCCCTGGACCTGGTGGTGGGGCGTCAGCTTAGCTCCCG GGGGAATAGGCTCTTTCCATGCCATGGTGAATTGCATCGTCCACGTCATCATGTACTCTTACTACGGCCTGTCTGCGGCTGGACCACGCTTCGAAAAGTTCCTCTGGTGGAAGAAGTACATGACCGCCATCCAACTG GTTCAGTTTGTGATGGTGTCCCTCCACGTCACCCAGTATTACTTCATGGACAGCTGTGACTACCAGGTCCCCCTGTTCATCCACCTCATCTGGATGTATGGTACCTTCTTCTTCGTGCTCTTCTCCAACTTCTGGTACCAGGCATACGTGAAGGGAAAGCGGTTGCCCAAGCAGGACTCCAAGCCTGGCCTCAACGGCAAGGCCAACGGGACCACCATGGTCGCCAATGGCAAGCACCACAAGAAAGGTAACAGTAATGGCACCAGCAACGGTTCCAGTCACAACGAAAATGGCAGTGCCCATGCGGGCAAGATGAAGAAGTCCTAG